A portion of the Bacteroides faecium genome contains these proteins:
- a CDS encoding alpha-2-macroglobulin family protein: MRFRIKSLLLLGLLLLSDWTFGQPMLGSDASPETVVFELNNKDALKLLKGKLGRKDWDRIQQTPFARFTKTWTELPARGHFLLANVERNEVHYRYTPVIPFHVFLFKEYGVLTLQVVDAEGAIRKDAKVRVGGRAVYYDKDSQTYTDDNWSQKEQHILTVELDKFRAVFDLRKHLVSPWYRNDYGQQSGPEFYSYLITDKNKYKPGETVRFKSYALSEHKRPLKQELSLWMRTGSSGRDYKKIMPVTPYHPGGYAGEFQLDDSLNLKLDKMYIIQLRDKRGRIVGSTGFKYEDYELNGNKLLVKLASNVQYAPQGNRIDISATDANGLPLREVNVEVTINRQQVLKSYTEILSLPDTLMSVQAELDVSGKASVNIPSAIFGASDCFYSVNVVLLTADNSRLEQQDKATFYYSSHDVQCTTQADTICFSFFDSGVERPVAAELVYGDKKEVKKIRLPYREPFNQSVSDYRFKIPEANYETVIAADRLDSKLKLNGGIEKDSFCVSLSNPLQLELSWYVYQGNRLLQKGSGKEMEHRSGEIDPSSVYYVEIFYFMGDKECMLKRSYTSPSERLLIESDLPERVYPGQKVTTKLNVTNIQGHPVANVDLTAFAVNSQLNYYVPDLPYYGSAPRPREQRASYSMRQKEYLHTGRLDYKRWNQLLHLEKLPYYQFAYPSGNLFRQTADTPDGTTQFAPYVMLNGEAVDIYVIEQDDVPCYFSWTEQPKEYSFPVFRPWGKQKITLRMHDRAFIIDSLAFERGKKTILSFDMNQLPQGVSMVWLRQKKGKYYDYKFTPEEKKRYERYLCRLPVAEGWGYTSLEHNRDLFPVSLQGLPRYKKNILAGPVEPGLWKYMNGVLYRHEGGFSYGFEGNVVYKYKDDELCPTRLYFSSVAKIPTLDDSHLSPERFRKLVEEHRKGISWHPSRIYFSLPDKKLNFRLPEERDSTGVANLFFRDCVTGEIVYPDTLVRKSRIYSKLPAGIYDAILLYKNGKYLKQDSLQIRPYTYMDVSMESLSLHECDSLSAKWLLAGGEAGFIGTNPSFGKTMRITQYVRHYGGKICGYVVDSTGEGLIGCTVLVKGTMEGTITNVDGYFEMDCGRSGDLLQISYIGFKTQEIMATPGMNLMITLEEDSQALEEVVVVGYGVSAKRSLTGAVAGLSADSSAPASAPLEKLEEQDKETKDEVDAGQIYNELMQLSGLRRNFSDVAFWQPRLFTDKTGTVRFETTFPDNMTKWEAVVYAMNHRLQTGTFRRSVRSYKPLMAELKTPRFLIDGDRSALVGTIRNYLEGQQIKGNVQFRVDGEARMEREVNLTEGFHETLPMQAANTDSVTMSYLFTRDDGYKDGEEYTIPVLPQGTELAEGTLSILSDPETVKVQSGKDEEVTISIMDNQLDVYKESVNYLNGYRYLCNEQLASKLMGLLAYQKFMQNKGEPGKVDKTIKSIVRKLVNNQNKQKLWSWWGNMENTSYWMSAHILRALKLAKDAGYAVDLNLNGLEVNYAHVRPYRGMKLDDIEILHALYEWGVQADYSSAVKLLQPFVRQQEQKEDSLANRYKDYHPRSYLKEKLLLWEIKQQVDSVNVGDSVNRYLKKDILGGVYCDDGRRTSSWSWEGNKMINTLIAYRIIKNDSSLYKLKDKMQLYILRTKERGWNTYQASSAVATILTDILKESKGTIMGTTVSVSGKDNKQITEFPYQARLTAGESLLISKTGNEPLLYSVYSTKRVMDARESDSFKVESTLETDSLVAGMPVALTVTLQVKQEGAQYVMLEVPIPAGCSYASKPVNFSGGEVYREYFKEKTVIFSEKLPIGTYTFTIPLLPRFTGKYTLNPAKVELMYFPVVNANNEGKRIWITERKTKE; the protein is encoded by the coding sequence ATGCGATTTCGAATAAAAAGCCTGTTACTACTGGGGTTACTGCTTCTTTCTGACTGGACTTTCGGACAACCGATGCTTGGAAGCGACGCTTCTCCCGAAACGGTTGTTTTCGAATTGAACAATAAGGATGCCTTGAAGCTTCTCAAAGGTAAACTCGGACGTAAGGATTGGGACAGAATACAGCAGACGCCATTTGCCCGTTTCACTAAAACGTGGACTGAACTTCCTGCCAGGGGACATTTCCTGCTAGCTAATGTAGAGCGGAACGAAGTTCATTACCGGTATACCCCAGTGATTCCTTTCCACGTTTTTCTGTTCAAAGAGTATGGGGTGCTGACTCTCCAAGTGGTTGATGCCGAAGGAGCAATCAGAAAAGATGCTAAAGTACGTGTTGGCGGCAGGGCGGTATATTACGATAAAGACAGCCAGACGTATACGGATGATAACTGGTCGCAGAAAGAGCAACATATCCTGACGGTGGAGTTAGACAAGTTCCGGGCAGTATTTGATTTGCGGAAACATCTTGTTTCGCCTTGGTATCGGAATGATTATGGTCAGCAAAGCGGCCCGGAATTTTATAGTTATCTGATTACGGATAAGAATAAATATAAACCGGGCGAGACGGTTCGTTTTAAATCTTATGCTCTCTCGGAGCATAAACGACCTTTGAAACAGGAACTTTCTTTGTGGATGCGTACCGGTTCTTCCGGACGTGACTATAAGAAGATAATGCCTGTCACTCCTTATCATCCGGGGGGATATGCAGGAGAATTTCAGTTGGACGATTCATTGAATCTGAAGTTGGACAAGATGTATATCATCCAGCTTCGTGACAAGCGGGGACGTATTGTCGGTTCTACAGGGTTCAAATACGAGGATTATGAGCTGAACGGGAATAAGTTGCTTGTCAAGTTGGCTTCGAACGTGCAGTATGCGCCACAGGGCAACCGGATAGATATTAGTGCCACGGATGCCAACGGACTTCCTCTGCGGGAAGTGAATGTGGAAGTTACCATCAACAGGCAGCAAGTGTTGAAATCTTATACGGAAATCCTCTCTTTGCCGGATACGTTGATGTCTGTGCAGGCGGAACTGGATGTTTCGGGAAAAGCCTCGGTAAATATCCCTTCTGCAATATTCGGCGCTTCCGACTGCTTTTATAGTGTAAATGTCGTGTTGCTGACTGCTGATAATAGTCGGTTGGAACAACAGGACAAAGCGACTTTCTACTATTCCAGCCACGATGTGCAATGTACGACACAAGCGGATACTATCTGCTTTTCTTTCTTTGATTCGGGCGTAGAACGTCCGGTAGCAGCGGAACTGGTTTATGGAGATAAGAAAGAAGTAAAGAAAATACGTTTGCCTTATCGGGAACCATTCAACCAATCTGTTTCCGACTATCGGTTTAAAATCCCCGAAGCGAATTATGAAACAGTCATTGCTGCCGACAGACTGGATTCCAAACTGAAATTGAATGGCGGAATAGAAAAGGATTCGTTCTGTGTCTCTCTTTCCAATCCTTTGCAACTGGAACTTTCCTGGTATGTATATCAGGGCAACCGGTTATTGCAAAAAGGTTCGGGAAAGGAGATGGAACATCGCTCTGGTGAAATAGACCCGTCTTCTGTCTATTACGTGGAGATATTCTATTTTATGGGAGATAAGGAATGTATGCTGAAACGCTCGTACACTTCTCCTTCCGAACGGTTGTTGATTGAATCCGATTTGCCCGAACGCGTGTATCCCGGACAGAAAGTAACCACAAAACTGAATGTAACGAATATCCAGGGGCATCCGGTTGCCAATGTGGACTTGACGGCTTTTGCCGTGAATAGTCAATTAAATTATTATGTGCCCGATTTGCCTTATTATGGCAGCGCTCCCCGTCCGCGTGAGCAGCGTGCTTCTTATTCGATGCGGCAAAAAGAATATCTGCATACCGGCAGGTTGGATTATAAACGTTGGAACCAGTTGCTTCATTTGGAGAAATTGCCTTATTATCAGTTTGCTTATCCTTCGGGAAATCTGTTCAGGCAGACGGCGGACACGCCGGACGGAACTACCCAGTTTGCTCCTTATGTGATGCTGAACGGGGAAGCGGTGGATATTTATGTGATTGAGCAGGACGATGTTCCCTGTTATTTCTCGTGGACGGAGCAGCCGAAAGAGTATTCTTTTCCTGTATTTCGTCCGTGGGGAAAGCAGAAGATAACTTTACGGATGCATGACCGGGCTTTTATTATTGACTCTTTGGCCTTTGAACGGGGCAAGAAAACGATACTGAGTTTTGATATGAATCAGTTGCCGCAAGGCGTATCAATGGTTTGGCTAAGACAGAAGAAAGGGAAATATTATGATTATAAGTTTACCCCGGAAGAGAAAAAACGATATGAACGGTATCTCTGCCGGCTTCCCGTAGCGGAAGGGTGGGGATATACTTCTCTGGAACATAATAGAGATTTGTTTCCAGTTTCACTTCAGGGATTGCCGCGTTATAAGAAGAATATATTGGCAGGGCCGGTAGAGCCGGGGCTTTGGAAATATATGAATGGCGTACTCTATCGGCATGAAGGCGGGTTCTCTTATGGGTTTGAGGGGAATGTAGTCTATAAGTATAAGGATGACGAGTTGTGTCCGACTCGTTTATACTTTTCATCTGTGGCTAAGATTCCCACTTTGGACGATTCCCACTTGTCGCCGGAAAGATTCCGTAAGCTGGTGGAAGAGCATAGGAAAGGAATCAGTTGGCATCCTTCCCGGATTTATTTTTCTTTGCCGGACAAGAAGCTGAACTTCCGCCTTCCTGAAGAGAGGGATTCTACCGGAGTGGCAAACTTGTTCTTTAGAGATTGCGTTACCGGGGAAATTGTATACCCGGATACACTGGTGCGGAAAAGCAGGATATATTCTAAACTTCCTGCGGGTATCTATGATGCTATTCTGCTTTATAAGAACGGGAAGTATCTGAAACAGGACAGTTTGCAGATAAGACCTTATACTTATATGGATGTCAGTATGGAATCTCTGTCATTGCATGAATGTGATTCTTTATCTGCCAAATGGCTTTTGGCGGGAGGAGAAGCCGGTTTCATCGGAACGAATCCGTCTTTTGGCAAAACGATGAGGATAACGCAGTATGTTCGCCATTATGGAGGAAAGATTTGCGGGTATGTCGTTGATTCTACAGGAGAAGGACTGATAGGATGCACTGTGTTGGTGAAAGGAACGATGGAAGGGACGATAACTAATGTGGACGGATATTTTGAAATGGATTGTGGCAGGAGCGGAGATTTGCTTCAGATTAGCTACATCGGATTTAAAACACAGGAAATAATGGCAACTCCCGGCATGAACCTGATGATTACCTTAGAAGAAGATAGTCAGGCGTTGGAAGAAGTGGTAGTCGTTGGATATGGAGTAAGTGCCAAGCGCTCGTTGACGGGGGCTGTTGCCGGACTCTCGGCGGATTCTTCTGCTCCGGCTTCCGCACCTTTAGAGAAACTGGAAGAACAGGATAAAGAAACTAAGGACGAAGTGGATGCCGGTCAAATCTATAATGAGTTGATGCAATTGAGCGGATTGCGCCGGAACTTCTCGGATGTAGCTTTCTGGCAACCCCGCTTGTTTACGGATAAAACCGGAACAGTCCGGTTTGAAACGACTTTCCCTGATAATATGACGAAATGGGAAGCGGTTGTCTATGCTATGAACCATCGTTTGCAGACGGGTACTTTCCGCCGTTCCGTCCGCTCCTACAAGCCGTTGATGGCGGAGCTGAAAACTCCCCGTTTCCTGATAGATGGAGACCGGAGTGCATTGGTCGGAACGATTCGTAATTATTTGGAAGGGCAGCAGATAAAAGGAAATGTGCAGTTCCGTGTTGATGGGGAGGCAAGGATGGAGCGGGAAGTGAATCTGACGGAAGGATTCCATGAAACGTTGCCGATGCAGGCCGCGAATACCGATAGTGTGACAATGAGTTATCTTTTCACTCGTGACGATGGATATAAGGATGGGGAAGAATATACAATTCCTGTATTACCTCAAGGAACGGAACTGGCTGAAGGTACGTTAAGTATCTTATCCGATCCGGAAACGGTCAAAGTACAATCCGGCAAGGATGAAGAGGTCACGATTAGTATCATGGACAATCAACTGGATGTTTATAAAGAATCGGTGAATTATCTGAACGGATACAGATATTTGTGTAATGAGCAACTGGCTTCCAAGTTGATGGGTTTGCTGGCTTATCAAAAGTTTATGCAAAATAAGGGCGAACCGGGAAAAGTGGATAAGACAATCAAATCTATTGTCCGCAAGTTGGTGAACAACCAGAATAAGCAGAAGCTATGGTCGTGGTGGGGAAATATGGAAAATACTTCTTACTGGATGTCGGCACATATCCTGCGGGCTTTGAAATTAGCGAAAGATGCAGGCTATGCGGTAGACTTGAATCTGAACGGGTTGGAAGTAAATTATGCCCATGTGCGTCCTTATCGGGGGATGAAACTGGATGATATAGAAATCCTTCATGCATTGTATGAATGGGGAGTTCAGGCGGATTATTCCTCGGCTGTCAAATTGTTGCAACCGTTCGTCCGGCAACAGGAGCAAAAGGAGGATTCATTGGCGAACAGATATAAGGACTATCATCCTCGCTCGTATCTGAAAGAAAAGCTGCTTCTTTGGGAAATCAAACAGCAAGTGGATTCAGTAAATGTAGGCGATAGTGTAAATCGTTATTTGAAAAAAGATATATTGGGCGGTGTTTATTGTGATGATGGGCGGCGCACTTCTTCCTGGTCTTGGGAAGGAAATAAAATGATAAATACGCTGATTGCTTACCGGATTATCAAGAATGATTCTTCCTTATATAAGCTGAAAGATAAGATGCAATTATACATTCTTCGGACTAAAGAACGTGGTTGGAATACTTATCAGGCTTCTTCTGCCGTGGCAACCATCCTCACTGATATATTAAAAGAATCGAAAGGCACAATAATGGGGACGACTGTATCCGTGAGCGGTAAGGACAACAAACAAATAACGGAATTTCCTTATCAAGCCCGACTGACAGCAGGAGAGAGTCTGCTTATTTCAAAAACAGGGAATGAGCCTTTATTGTATAGTGTCTATTCGACGAAGCGTGTAATGGATGCTCGTGAAAGCGATTCATTCAAGGTCGAATCGACTTTGGAGACGGATTCTTTGGTAGCGGGTATGCCTGTCGCACTCACGGTTACCTTGCAAGTGAAACAGGAAGGCGCGCAGTATGTAATGCTCGAAGTTCCTATACCGGCAGGTTGCAGCTATGCTTCAAAACCTGTTAATTTTTCCGGTGGCGAAGTGTATCGTGAATATTTTAAAGAGAAAACTGTTATCTTTAGCGAAAAATTACCGATAGGTACTTATACGTTTACTATTCCTCTGCTTCCACGGTTTACCGGTAAATATACGCTGAATCCTGCGAAAGTGGAATTGATGTACTTCCCGGTAGTGAATGCTAATAACGAAGGGAAAAGAATTTGGATTACAGAAAGAAAAACGAAAGAATGA
- a CDS encoding Crp/Fnr family transcriptional regulator gives MKNFNLYIEQFDYTPIRELFRKKGQLRILKKREYFVRQNEVTQFVALIECGIFRYTCTSDDGNEHIMGYSFQGEFVCDYPSLILGSRTTVCIQAMTDCEVYWLPIHVLNQFWETNMDTQRMGRHAAEILFTEMYQRLLGFYCDTPEQRYIKLMRRCPDLKEKIPLKDIASFLGVTPETVSNIRRKLRYK, from the coding sequence ATGAAAAATTTCAATTTATATATAGAGCAGTTTGATTATACTCCAATCAGGGAACTTTTCCGCAAAAAGGGTCAGTTGCGTATCTTAAAAAAACGGGAATATTTCGTTCGTCAAAATGAAGTTACTCAATTTGTAGCATTAATAGAATGTGGGATATTTCGTTATACTTGTACTAGTGATGATGGTAATGAGCATATTATGGGATATTCTTTTCAGGGTGAGTTTGTGTGTGATTATCCATCATTAATTCTTGGGAGCAGAACAACAGTCTGCATACAAGCAATGACTGATTGTGAGGTTTATTGGTTACCGATACATGTACTCAATCAATTTTGGGAAACTAATATGGATACGCAGCGTATGGGCAGGCATGCTGCTGAAATCTTATTTACGGAGATGTACCAGCGTTTGCTTGGATTTTATTGTGACACACCGGAGCAGCGATATATAAAGTTAATGAGGCGCTGTCCTGACTTAAAAGAAAAAATACCACTAAAGGATATTGCGTCATTTCTTGGAGTTACCCCCGAAACGGTCAGTAATATACGAAGAAAGCTTCGATATAAATGA
- a CDS encoding Crp/Fnr family transcriptional regulator encodes MGEFNIYNEILDFSEFFSLFLNNGKRIDFKKNDYFCKVGEHFPFIGYLEKGSFRYTCDDSSGKEHILSYAFENEVLGNYSPLQNNSRAIANIQAVQNSVIYILSISEVNSFFNSNIDAQHLGRRIAEVILFSMAQRLRAIYCDTPEERYQALTAKCPDILNRITLREMASYLMITPETLSRIRKRIVQRSKS; translated from the coding sequence ATGGGAGAATTCAACATATACAACGAAATACTCGATTTCAGCGAGTTCTTCAGTCTGTTTCTCAATAATGGAAAAAGGATTGATTTTAAGAAAAACGACTATTTTTGTAAAGTAGGCGAGCATTTTCCCTTTATAGGTTATCTTGAAAAAGGTTCATTCAGATACACCTGCGATGATTCTAGTGGGAAAGAACATATCCTGTCATACGCATTTGAGAATGAAGTTCTCGGCAATTATTCTCCTTTACAGAATAACAGTCGTGCAATTGCTAATATACAAGCTGTTCAAAACTCTGTCATATATATACTTTCAATATCTGAAGTAAATTCATTTTTCAACAGTAACATAGATGCCCAGCATCTTGGCAGAAGGATAGCAGAAGTTATTCTTTTTTCAATGGCACAAAGACTCAGAGCCATATATTGTGATACCCCGGAAGAGCGGTATCAAGCATTAACAGCAAAATGTCCTGACATATTAAACAGGATAACCTTGCGAGAAATGGCTTCCTATTTAATGATAACACCCGAAACATTGAGCCGGATTAGAAAAAGGATTGTACAGAGAAGTAAATCTTGA
- a CDS encoding DUF4377 domain-containing protein has product MRTKERFGILLLFLYTFCFISCSDDDNVVGEIVVMSISSKLVWVEVVTSTEHKVQGMIECTIKDSNEKLRILPNQIEGFEYQSGYEYKLRVRITPFDNPSSNGSTERYELIEIISQNKIVPLFNIQLMYAVDAEQKDIIENDLKNNSSFFVGGSYLFNYELTAWTLLDANNVPIESGTLQRKSNFPLETPLPASYQLLQPDEQIATYAIWFFSSISRSEQIVHPYDVIITLMPGGGRDPYYRLWFYEDLTNYYKTKFPNAGVKGVVRVQRLNNSQFTIS; this is encoded by the coding sequence ATGAGAACAAAAGAAAGATTTGGAATACTACTACTATTCCTTTATACATTCTGTTTTATCAGTTGTAGTGATGACGACAATGTTGTTGGAGAAATTGTCGTTATGTCTATTTCGTCCAAACTGGTGTGGGTTGAGGTTGTCACTTCAACCGAACATAAAGTTCAGGGTATGATAGAATGCACTATCAAAGATTCTAATGAGAAATTGCGTATTCTTCCCAATCAGATAGAAGGCTTTGAATACCAAAGCGGATATGAATATAAATTAAGGGTGAGGATAACCCCTTTCGATAATCCTTCCTCTAACGGTAGTACAGAGAGGTATGAACTAATAGAGATAATATCTCAAAATAAAATAGTACCATTATTCAATATTCAGCTCATGTATGCAGTTGATGCAGAGCAGAAAGATATTATCGAAAATGATTTAAAGAATAATTCATCATTCTTTGTTGGCGGCAGTTATCTTTTCAATTACGAGCTGACGGCATGGACACTTTTAGATGCAAACAATGTTCCAATAGAAAGTGGGACACTTCAAAGAAAGAGCAATTTTCCTTTGGAGACACCACTACCTGCATCCTATCAACTGTTACAACCGGATGAACAAATAGCCACGTATGCAATATGGTTCTTTTCTTCTATATCGAGATCTGAACAAATAGTGCACCCGTATGATGTCATTATTACATTAATGCCCGGTGGCGGAAGGGATCCTTACTATCGTCTTTGGTTTTACGAAGATTTGACTAATTATTATAAGACTAAATTTCCAAATGCCGGAGTTAAAGGTGTAGTACGCGTTCAACGCCTGAACAATAGCCAATTTACTATATCCTGA
- a CDS encoding carbohydrate kinase family protein, protein MNNIIVGMGEALWDVLPEGKKIGGAPANFAYHVSQFGFDSRVVSAVGNDELGDEIMSVFKDKKLNTQIERVDYPTGTVQVTLDAEGVPCYEIKEGVAWDNIPFTDELKRLALNTRAVCFGSLAQRNDVSRVTINRFLDTMPDIDGQLKIFDINLRQDFYTKEVLRESFQRCNVLKINDEELVTISRMFGYPGIDLQDKCWILLAKYNLKMLILTCGINGSYVFTPGVVSFQETPRVPVADTVGAGDSFTAAFCASILNGKPVPEAHKLAVEVSAYVCTQSGAMPELPQVLKDRLL, encoded by the coding sequence ATGAATAATATAATAGTAGGAATGGGTGAAGCGCTATGGGATGTGCTGCCCGAAGGAAAGAAAATAGGTGGTGCTCCGGCAAACTTTGCTTACCATGTTTCACAATTCGGCTTTGACAGCCGTGTAGTCAGTGCGGTAGGTAATGACGAACTGGGGGATGAGATAATGTCAGTATTCAAAGACAAGAAACTGAATACTCAGATTGAACGGGTAGATTACCCTACCGGTACGGTGCAAGTGACACTGGACGCTGAAGGTGTGCCTTGTTATGAAATCAAGGAAGGCGTTGCCTGGGATAACATTCCTTTCACGGACGAACTGAAACGCTTGGCGTTGAATACACGTGCCGTCTGCTTCGGCTCGTTGGCGCAACGCAATGACGTAAGCCGTGTCACTATCAACCGCTTTCTGGATACAATGCCCGATATAGACGGACAACTGAAGATATTCGACATCAATCTCCGCCAGGACTTCTACACCAAAGAAGTGTTGCGTGAGTCTTTCCAACGTTGCAATGTCTTGAAGATTAACGATGAAGAGCTGGTGACCATCAGCCGTATGTTCGGCTATCCGGGCATCGACTTGCAGGATAAGTGCTGGATTCTGTTGGCTAAGTACAATCTGAAGATGTTGATTTTGACTTGCGGAATCAATGGCAGCTATGTATTTACCCCGGGTGTTGTTTCTTTCCAGGAGACACCGAGAGTTCCTGTTGCCGATACGGTAGGGGCAGGCGATTCTTTCACGGCAGCTTTCTGTGCTTCTATACTTAACGGTAAACCGGTTCCCGAAGCTCATAAGTTGGCGGTGGAAGTTTCTGCTTATGTCTGTACGCAGAGCGGGGCGATGCCGGAACTTCCGCAGGTGTTGAAAGACAGATTATTATAG